DNA from Aphis gossypii isolate Hap1 chromosome 3, ASM2018417v2, whole genome shotgun sequence:
cggaggcGGCGGCGACAAGCGAGAGGGCAGTTCTCGAGGCGACTTTGTCCGGACCATCGGCAAGCGGCTGAAAGTGAAACGGCCCAAAGTGTCGGGCCGGCAAAAGTCCAAGTCCGAGAACAGGGCGCGGAAAGCGTTCCGGACCATATCGTTCATACTGGGCGCGTTCGTGGCCTGCTGGACGCCGTACCACGTCCTGGCGCTCATCGAGGGCTTCTGCTCCAACCCGCCGTGCACCAACGAGCGGCTGTTCCTGTTCTCGTACTTCCTGTGCTACGCCAACAGCCCCATCAACCCGTTCTGCTACGCGCTGGCCAACCACCAGTTCAAGAAGACGCTGACCAGGCTGATGAAGGGCGACTTCCATATATCATAGGCCCCGCCCACGTCCGCCGCCGCCAATACGCGAGCGCGTCGCGTATTCCTGCGACGTTTCTGTTCCTGAAAACGcgattatatacctacgtattggTTTCCGGATCGACGCCCGATCGCCGGAAGTTGCACAGCGGCCCATCGGAAATAAACCCTGACCGCATTTTAGAATCCGAACGGTTTTAGTAGTCATAATTTTATCACCCCGGGTACCTACTTTCGATGGACATCGTCTCCTCATAAACTTCGGGAACCCAATAAACCTCGTGGGAGCATTTAcggcacaatattataacatattcttacaataatcataactttatttattataataatactgtaatatatacatataaatattattatatacgtgatagaaatgttgtaaatatacttttaaatagtgtcttgataaaaaaaaaaaaaaaaaaaggaaaagaaaagaaaaaaaaccaccATAATTTATTGGCTTATACGTTAAtcgatataaataactaaaaatatgtgtagtaCCTACACGTTCGGTTTAGCTTAGATTTTTATAgatctttttattataatgacttaAAGATTTATtcgtgtaaataaataatattatgtgtttttgaaCAGGGTAACATCAAAACtgtactttaaaatgtttaattattattcttaaatctattgtttcgtgtataatataagtaataacatatacataagacataaggtataataaaacaatgtgatatttataattattagaatcaTTGCGACAATATTTACCAATGTAGATTAATATTTcgtttgattattattgtaaagctTATCAAAAACGAATCCGGTTCACGGATTAAATGAGCCCTAATCTGTAAATGGAATTCGTTTTCACTAGATTTTAGCAACAAATCAGctgtattttacatataattatcgtgtaattagtttattttagctattgtatagataataatataataattatatgttatattaatatagttgtgTGTACTgtcaaataaattagttattcatatttattacaataaacaatagggatttttaatttataacaattgttGTCTTTCATTGATCTATACATGCTAATCTTTCCAGATATCCTTACACCCGGAAACAAGTTTTGATGAGGTTTTGGTAATTGATAccgattattgtaaaattaaaaattccagAATTCGAtcacatataggtacaattcttataatacatattataatgtaagaaCCTACTTAGAATTTAGTTTGGTCTTGTTCCTATATGCATATCGCGTGCACTCCGTAATCACTATCGATGAATACTGAAATAATGAATCTACAAATTATCTaaacagaaattaataatatgcaggTATAACTACTTTAATTCAGTACAATATTTCGATAACATATGTATTAATGAGGATAGAATTTCCACATCAATGCCATATAAGTTAGCACTGAAATTTGGTGTTTAAGATTTATACATATCTACAACATACATGAATCAGAATTACAAAGGCAGCAATGTATGCAACATACAATTTATCGATAAATTTACagacaatataatttgaagttcaaataataattcataatcacTTTGAAacctatttaaaacaaaataatatattatataaaattgtgtatgTAGTTAGGTAatgatgattttattgttataagaaATAAGTAGATACCCATAACTTTTAACCCTATATTGTTATGCGAATATTGCGAATGTAACTTATGATATAGACAATGCGAGATGTATCGACGTATCGTATAGTGCTTTAGCCTATATTCGATGAATATTCGCtcaagattaaaataaatgcacatcaactatttctaatttaaaacacaactCGAAAACCAGCGTGTAAATTAACAactttataaatgaaattttaaaattatttctttagttacctatttattttttaatacacctTTTATTGTTCACGGCGGggtaaaatttatgaaattcatACTCAATTACCcgcataggtacctatttaaaattaggatagctttttaaacaaagttaaattatttttgaattcttggataaattaaaaatatacataagaaaaaatgttttaattgtttctgTTTAAAACCATTGCTcttgtgaaaaaaatgtatataccacaacaaaataatacaaaatgtgcaataaaaataaaaataaggaaTAACTTACAGTGTAGTAATAAAAAAGCAGGTAAGTATGGGTACCGCTCtgttgtacattaggtgctatgtggatcactattatatattataggtgttaaatttgaatccaatgataagtatcattgtatacgaaaaacgattctgaactaagatgatttgtcagcctaatatataatttccagtgttaagtgaaaaaggtggtttatgttttaatggcctgaatacactaaaatttaagttctttataattattgtaagccaaacttatggaaaatcttgtattaaattttcaactcaaattaaaacaatttatgaattatacctacaaaataatttgcaaatattcatgattttgacaaatttttgtcaatacttgaacttcaaatgctaattgaaaaaaattgttccaatgtatttttataatttttgaatcactataaaaataacttatgacttatgagtaactatgtattaaatattcaagttttttggccatccaaattttttttaacaacacttcaaaaaaaaattctcagaaaaatcaaaatattttgaaaatttaactgtatatagataacaataatacaaaaatttggtgaaaatttcaagtacctagttacagtgattaatttttgagttataaccaatggttaggttaggttaggtaaccTATGGTTattaaccatataaaaaaatcaatttggtcgaaaactggttttgcgtaaaaattcccgtttttccgtcactttttttttttgtttttctggatttttttttaaactgttggaaaatgtttacttttgtcCTCTATAATACACCAAGTATATTCACTATGCCATAGGATACCATTCCCTCCCCCTcttaagtttgaaattgaagtattatttcgactagttatgctatacacaaacacaaaaataacaaaaatataaaaattgctaCCTCCCCTTAAGAATTCTCCTAATTCTGTCTATAGGTAACTAATAACCAgtatataaaacgtatttagTTCATATTCGgcgaattttaatttctactgCTTGACAATTTTGATAAGGAACATGATAAtgttggtatatttattatgtttgtgtagtttcttaaatgttaaatacctacttttttcATCATTCGTCGACGAACTGGTTAATTCCCCTggaaaaaaccaaattttaataaaaaataaaaataaaatttttctttattcaatgcaaattaggtattaatttttatacaatattattatttattatatactttatcatttattttgctCATCATATAGTGCATTTTATAAGTCAAATCAcccttataatattactttatcatAGCATAGTCACATAgataacttattgaatatgaattaataGCAGTCAAGAAGTTGTCACTAACACATAATATGTcgtaatctatttttatgatcattaatcataacataaaaaggtataatggtatacaataatgaaatgaataatttataggtgcttttttatcttaatagtACCAGTATATCTACCACCAATAAGCTATATAgtctatctatattctatattataaaatatcacctgtaggtatgtatacaaaaaaataagatgTCAACCATTTCAGCATTCACACTTTCCCACCCACTTAATGATCTGCTACTGACCcacaaaatacttattatctaaaattaaataagtatactcatatactataatattatacaaattgtaataggtatgttgaattttaaaatatatctaatccATTTATCTAACTACTTTTTGgactgtttgaaaaaatatacaaatgcatttaaatccagatcttagttataaactataatttattatagtaaatataaactgCAAGGCATTCTATGACTAACTAGGCTAATTTTAAAAGTGGAGAAACAGattagtatacaattaattttatggtttttcttGAAGCCTTCATATTACattgcttataatataatctgaactttaaatgtttataaattaataacagtcTACTTTGACCAATGTCCAATGTAGACATGTAGTTAAGgccttgtatttataataataacattctacatcaatttttaaaccagcatttttataaaatattctgattaataaaattaaaaaattattaaccttacaatttacattataaaaacacaataaaattaaatattttattatattattcaaaacaatatagttttttattttatcacagaAATTAACTGAAAGTGAGAAATTGTACTAAACATAAccagttaaattaattgaataaatgaaaatttttataaaaagttatgcaataagtacttaatataacaaaaaataaaactttattttcaaaaaaaaatataaatacataatataattaactttctttaaaaatatttattgattcatgtgtatttttttttataattatgataataatgcaTACATGTCATTATGGAAGTCATGCATtaccattatcattattacattgttCATTTGATTGTGAAATTTCAGGGTCTTGTGTGGTAGATGGTTGTActtctattattttagtttttgtacctaaacaaattaaaaaatatattatgaatgtggtgtaatatatgtttacattTACTATTACACCTATGTATTaacagatataaaaataaatacattacttGGAGAAAATATATTGCTAAGGCGCTTtgctttcttttttaattttgacataactgttttattttttttaactgaagtTTTATTACAATCAATTTCAGGAGAACTAtgtgattcatttttattgtcttCACAAATAGAAACTTCAGAAcacatttgattttcaatcttttaataaaaacaaaaaaaaattaattacataaatattttagtaagtatgtaataataattattaatacctttTCATGTAAACAATTATCCTGCTCTACACTCTCATCCATCCCATCCACAAAACTATAATGATCTTCCAACCTTTTGTTAACTAAatctttaatttcaaattttattaaatccattaatgggacatttttaaataattcattaactcGAGTTTGACCAAGTAtcagtacaatttttatactgtttacTAAGTCGGAAGACAACAAAGGCTCTGACAAATTTTCACAAACATTGTTATCATCAATATTCATACGAGCTTCCAGtcttaatttctttaattcataaaaatcttTGTCTGAgcttaaattatcattacacTGATAACCATCTAAATTTGTTTGATCTATATCTGAAATATCCATACTACAGATTCCTTTATAATCATCCACAGGTATTACATCAATTCTCCGAGGTGGTCGTTTTGGAGAACATACAGGTgttgatttttcaattaaaatatttgtctgTATACACTTTGAGGATTTttcagatttataaaaatcacacTGTTGATATTTATGATCTAAAACtgaaacataatttaagattttggatgtaataattagataataccatatcattatcattataattaataaacatgtcAGGTTTTCTTCATGGCAGTGGAAAACCCATAGCCATTATGGAAGAAGTTCAGAAGTTCTACCTTCTACCTAAGTCAACAAGGCATTAAATTCCCTCTACACCTCTATCACAGGTCACATTTATAATTCTActcttaactataataaaatataattctttatataaatgtactaaaaatataattatataacaatataactaaaaactttgcaaaaatgaatacattttgaccaaaaaatgtattttattattgcagcttactatgaaatatgaaaagtataaaagtcaaataaatgattaaaatctaattaagCGATCTCACAAAAACTGTACATAAATTTCacatataagtatactataagtaataagtatactatataggtaaataggtACTTGCCAAAATGTGCCTGTAgcctatatatttgaataatataaatactacgcTAGATATTAGGTACACTCTCAAACTAATATTGTACTTcaaatatgaatacaatataccAATACAATGAGTAGAAAGCTGacgatttgtaaaataataaattatcagtgaaattactaaaattgaaTCGAAAGAAATTAAGGCCcgctacttattatatttataacacatataaatactaaatagtgtattatacaatacctatacataatactaaattatacaacTTACATATACATGGGAACTATGTCTATGTTCGGCGTAAGCAAGTACCTACTGATAAGGTAATCGACTTCcgaaaaataatctttaaaataatacttataactgaacaactattaaaataatttaacatttgaaaattacttCACTAAAATACGCATAATTCCTACAAAATTGTGACATCAgtggtttttgatttttaaaaaacataattttcaaaccaTTTTACCAACCTTCTCACCCATAACATtatcgttataaattataatattagcaacaacataaaaatgtatttccaaCAGAGCGAAATTTTTTCTCAGTATCACAAACAATGCTCGATAGTGCCTTACAATACACCCTGGCGGGCACATCTGAATCAagtacatgtattattattattttgtcaaatcGTTACaagttacatttatattgtataaagttGGTATACTAGCAAATTATTGatccataattttttatgagttgtaaaattggtatttcaagtttttggGACTCTGTGAGTTTTTTTTAGCATCTCAAGGgctttacgaaaaaaaaagtttgagaacCGCTGTACGACAGCAACTCAATGTATGCTATACTaagatatagtttaaattgaaacaaacaaaattttaatggtAAAGCTAATTTAACcagtatttataaactttaattaaattaaataagattaaaaaaaaatatatagttactagTTTTAGATTTAGTAGAACTTTGACTTTtttcatattcatttttaagagtattataattttcttctaagctttcatatttttgtttccaaTACATTTCTTGTATCTGCATAGGGTTATCATAGGGTTGaggtattaactaaaaataaaattcaaatttaatattattgactaaAATACTCCAAATCAATGAACATCATAAATAACTTACAtggtatgataatttatttttatgaacaaaattaCAGTTATTTAGGTCATGTTCATCAAAGTACATTTGAGAAttctaaaatcataaaatataatacttcaattttaaCCCGTCATAGGTATCGCTATGTTTTGTAATACAATTGATATCATGTTAGCGTTATGTtaacattatcattttattggtcctgtaaattatttaatgtacttaaaataGTGAAACAaaggtaaaaatgtttatctagCTATatcctaaaattatttcattattttatatcaattttcattaaaactgtatgtatgaaaaattaaaaacaaatagaaaaaaatatataatataaaaattaaacaaatcacTGTCTCATAAAAAAACTTGTTTGTGTTATTGCATGTCGGACAAGTAGTAAATGGAGTAGTTTATTTCTGCTAACTGAACGGTACTGCAAAATTTGACtggttataatattcacaaatagatgtgtttatattagttttgttGTTAtctcagtataatattaatagaataagAGATATAtggtatttcaaaacaatttatttttatttggacaagtggtatttattatatgtaagttTAATGTTAACAAAACACTAACACCGATACCGATTAAGgattaaataaacacatagTATAAATGGGTacaatcttataatatactttacttttaatttattctcaaGAGTTAATGTAGTTTCTTTCAATTGAGTTTGAAGTTGAAGGATTTCTGATTTTAAACTATCAACATATTCATTGTCTAGAGAATTTGTAAAAGTGCATGAGTTAAGTTTATGTCGACGGAAACAATgatatttcaaataagaattatCCATGAACATCTTTCCACATAACTCACAAAGTGCCATTGAATCTACCtagatagataaatatttatttattatttataagtattaataattttttttaataatttaattaaaagttattgatGTCAatcttcttaaaattaaaacggtATACATACTTTTTCATTGAACTTAAAAGTTGAATGGTTTTTGTAATGTAACAAAAAGTCTATTATCAATTGTGAAAGacgaaaaatttttttagacacactcattttttcaatattgtaaCTAAGAACACTGGCTACAAGCTTTGACAAACTCTTTACATCAGCGTTATCAACTATATCACCAATGACAAATTCTTCTACACAGATCaattcaaagaaaaaacaatattaagatattatataatatatacctatgtattgtatgaaaattacctaaatattcCCAATCAACCGATCCATTATATTGATTGAATCGAAACCCAGTATTAGATGCTATGTGTTCAAAATCTGAAGTCACAAGTCGCAAAAAATCATCCATAGTTAAGTTATCGATACAACGTTGTACTTATAAGGTGGAATCTctttacctattaaaaaacatcaaCATTTACATCATTGGTTAGTTATACATGATAACACGTAAAACAAGCAATCGTGAAATCGAATTACCTACTTAGTTACAGAGATTTAAGCCAACAACGGTCTGTATAattgtgtaattataattaaaaaacggaCGAATCAAATTCTGTAAAATAACTCATCGTGTTTAGGATTTCTGATCTAAGCTTGtagcttataaaaattaaaaagtcatttttttaaaaagtaacatTGTTCAATGTACATTCTTCAACTCAATGAATCAgccataaattatgatataataaacgaTTCAACAGTAATTAATTGAGttcggtaaaaaaattttaaaccaaacaATCGTTGTTATCACTGATTCACTTTCACTCAACGAGTAGCGAACGAATGA
Protein-coding regions in this window:
- the LOC114125612 gene encoding uncharacterized protein LOC114125612, whose translation is MDDFLRLVTSDFEHIASNTGFRFNQYNGSVDWEYLEEFVIGDIVDNADVKSLSKLVASVLSYNIEKMSVSKKIFRLSQLIIDFLLHYKNHSTFKFNEKVDSMALCELCGKMFMDNSYLKYHCFRRHKLNSCTFTNSLDNEYVDSLKSEILQLQTQLKETTLTLENKLKNSQMYFDEHDLNNCNFVHKNKLSYHLIPQPYDNPMQIQEMYWKQKYESLEENYNTLKNEYEKSQSSTKSKTILDHKYQQCDFYKSEKSSKCIQTNILIEKSTPVCSPKRPPRRIDVIPVDDYKGICSMDISDIDQTNLDGYQCNDNLSSDKDFYELKKLRLEARMNIDDNNVCENLSEPLLSSDLVNSIKIVLILGQTRVNELFKNVPLMDLIKFEIKDLVNKRLEDHYSFVDGMDESVEQDNCLHEKIENQMCSEVSICEDNKNESHSSPEIDCNKTSVKKNKTVMSKLKKKAKRLSNIFSPSTKTKIIEVQPSTTQDPEISQSNEQCNNDNGNA